One window of Vespa velutina chromosome 2, iVesVel2.1, whole genome shotgun sequence genomic DNA carries:
- the LOC124947051 gene encoding organic cation transporter protein: MASVDNDLEELMGHLGEFGRYQFWQFCLHIVGALTAGLHMLTLLTVAAVPAHKCVIPAIKSTLIDTLNDSLVVANINNTIIISEPLDTCNYLDEFNVTKKCEFWTYDTEYFKSSRGMEWNFVCSRRWMGAMAQSAYMFGVFVGAVTLGSLADKYGRKIIFYVSAVLQLILGTMVALVNEYYTFLLVRFLYGIFGSAGSYITGFVLTMELVGASKRTICGIMFQFAFATGFMLVAVWGALIKDRTWLQIIYGLHSALMLGHWWLMDESPRWLWAQGRAKEAVEIVKRALKMNGNNVNLKSGKFLATSKIKHNSEEDKTHNGFDLLKTPNLRKKTLNVCLNWFANSIVYYGLSLNSGNLVGNPYLMLFLSGLVELPSYVMLIFLMDRTGRRCLVSTFMLVGGLCCICAAFVPKEDNIGATVTAVIVLFGKACIAASFAVIYNYTAELFPTVVRNTALGIGSMCARLSGALTPLIMLLDFLDPKVPATLFGLVALASGFLALYLPETVNQPMPETIEDGENFGKHDTCFTTCLGDRKHHYVDTYEVTLDQMTDKEEKDKLNET, translated from the coding sequence ATGGCGAGTGTCGATAATGATTTGGAGGAGCTTATGGGGCATCTCGGAGAATTTGGGAGATATCAATTCTGGCAATTCTGTTTACACATCGTTGGAGCTTTGACTGCTGGTTTACATATGTTAACTTTATTGACTGTTGCTGCAGTACCTGCTCACAAATGCGTTATACCAGCCATCAAATCCACTCTCATAGATACATTAAACGATTCGTTGGTTGTAGCGAACATAAATAACACGATCATTATATCAGAGCCATTGGACACTTGTAATTATTTGGACGAATTTAACGTAACAAAGAAGTGCGAATTTTGGACATATGACACGGAATATTTCAAATCGTCACGTGGTATGGAGTGGAATTTCGTTTGTTCGCGTAGATGGATGGGTGCAATGGCACAGTCGGCATATATGTTCGGTGTGTTTGTTGGTGCTGTGACCTTGGGTAGTCTCGCCGATAAATACGGAAGGAAGATAATCTTCTACGTCTCCGCGGTATTGCAACTGATACTCGGTACCATGGTCGCTTTGGTCAACGAGTATTACACTTTCCTTCTCGTGAGATTCCTCTACGGCATCTTTGGCTCAGCTGGCTCTTATATAACCGGATTTGTACTGACGATGGAACTGGTGGGCGCCTCAAAGAGGACTATCTGCGGCATAATGTTCCAATTCGCTTTCGCAACTGGTTTTATGTTAGTCGCTGTTTGGGGTGCTCTGATTAAGGATCGAACCTGGTTACAAATAATTTACGGACTACACAGTGCACTAATGCTAGGACACTGGTGGCTCATGGACGAATCCCCAAGATGGTTATGGGCTCAAGGCCGAGCTAAGGAGGCCGTAGAAATCGTGAAGAGAGCCTTAAAGATGAACGGGAATAACGTGAACTTGAAGAGCGGAAAATTCCTTGCAACTTCGAAGATAAAGCATAACTCCGAGGAAGATAAAACTCATAACGGATTTGATTTATTGAAAACTCCGAATCTTCGAAAGAAAACCTTGAACGTATGCCTCAACTGGTTCGCCAATTCGATTGTTTATTACGGCTTATCTTTGAATTCTGGAAATCTTGTAGGCAATCCTTATTTAATGCTCTTCTTGAGCGGCCTCGTCGAGCTGCCATCGTATGTTATGCTAATATTTCTAATGGATCGTACTGGTAGAAGGTGTCTCGTCAGTACATTCATGTTAGTCGGCGGCCTTTGCTGTATATGTGCAGCTTTCGTCCCGAAGGAGGACAATATTGGAGCGACAGTGACAGCTGTTATAGTATTGTTCGGTAAGGCCTGTATCGCGGCATCCTTCGCAGTGATCTACAATTACACGGCCGAACTATTTCCCACGGTAGTGAGGAACACGGCCCTTGGTATTGGCTCCATGTGCGCTCGTCTCAGCGGTGCCCTAACGCCATTGATCATGCTCTTAGATTTTCTAGATCCGAAAGTACCAGCCACGTTGTTTGGTTTGGTAGCCTTGGCCTCTGGCTTCCTAGCTCTTTATTTACCAGAAACCGTAAATCAGCCGATGCCAGAGACAATCGAGGACGGTGAGAACTTCGGTAAACACGACACGTGCTTCACCACCTGCCTTGGCGATAGAAAGCACCATTATGTCGACACTTACGAAGTCACTCTTGATCAAATGAccgataaagaggaaaaagacaaattaaatgaaacttaA